A single Suricata suricatta isolate VVHF042 chromosome 2, meerkat_22Aug2017_6uvM2_HiC, whole genome shotgun sequence DNA region contains:
- the LMOD2 gene encoding leiomodin-2, with product MSTFGYRRGLSKYESIDEDELLASLSAEELKELERELEDIEPDHSLPVGLRQKSLTEKTPTGTFSREALMAYWEKESQKLLEKERLGECGKVVEEDKEESEEELIFTESNSEISEEVYTEEEEEEEEEEEEEDESITEKEKGINGTVNYDNIDSDNPKPKTFKSQIENINLTNGHSGRNTESPAAIHPCGNPTVIEDALEKIRNNDPDTTEVNLNNIENITSQTLARFAEALKGNTVVKTFSLANTRADDSAAMAIAEMLKVNQHITNVNVESNFITGKGILAIMRALQHNTVLTELRFHNQRHIMGSQVEMEIVRLLRENTTLLRLGYHFELPGPRMSMTSLLTRNMDKQRQKRMQEQKQQEGYDGGANLRTKVWQRGTPGSSPHASPRHSPWSSPKLPKKVQTVRRSRPASPVAPPPPPPPPPPPLPPQKLPPPPPPPPPPLPEKKLITRNIAEVIKQQESAQRALHNGQKKKKGKKVKKQPNNILKEVKNSLRSVQEKKMEDTSRPSTPLRSAHENLMEAIRGSSIKQLRRVEVPEALR from the exons ATGTCGACCTTTGGCTACAGGAGAGGACTTAGCAAATATGAATCCATCGATGAGGATGAACTTCTCGCTTCCCTGTCAGCTGAGGAGCTGAAGGAGCTAGAGAGGGAGTTGGAAGACATTGAACCTGATCACAGCCTTCCCGTGGGGCTAAGGCAAAAGAGTCTGACCGAGAAAACCCCCACGGGGACATTCAGCAGAGAGGCACTGATGGCCTATTGGGAAAAGGAGTCCCAAAAACTGTTGGAgaaggagaggctgggggagTGTGGAAAG GTTgtggaagaagacaaagaagagagtgaggaagagctTATTTTTACTGAAAGTAACAGTGAGATTTCTGAAGAGGTGTATAccgaagaggaggaggaagaggaggaggaggaagaggaggaagacgaAAGcataactgaaaaggaaaaaggtattAATGGAACGGTAAATTATGATAACATCGATTCTGATAACCCTAAGCCAAAGACATTTAAAAGtcagatagaaaacataaatttgaCCAATGGCCACAGTGGAAGGAACACAGAGTCCCCAGCTGCCATTCACCCTTGCGGAAATCCTACTGTGATTGAGGATGCCTtggaaaagataagaaacaacGACCCTGACACCACAGAGGTCAATTTGAACAACATCGAGAACATCACGTCACAGACCCTCGCCCGCTTCGCCGAGGCGCTCAAGGGCAACACGGTGGTGAAGACCTTCAGTCTGGCCAACACGCGCGCGGACGACAGTGCGGCGATGGCCATCGCGGAAATGCTCAAAGTCAACCAGCACATCACGAACGTCAACGTGGAGTCCAACTTTATCACGGGCAAGGGGATCCTGGCCATCATGAGGGCTCTGCAGCACAACACGGTGCTCACGGAGCTGCGCTTCCACAACCAGAGGCATATCATGGGCAGCCAGGTGGAGATGGAGATCGTCAGGCTGCTCAGGGAGAACACCACGCTGCTGAGGTTGGGTTACCATTTTGAGCTCCCAGGACCAAGAATGAGCATGACGAGCCTCTTAACGAGAAATATGGATAAACAGAGGCAGAAGCGGATGCAGGAGCAAAAACAGCAAGAGGGGTATGATGGAGGAGCCAATCTTAGGACCAAAGTCTGGCAAAGAGGAACACCTGGCTCTTCACCTCATGCGTCTCCCAGGCACTCTCCCTGGTCATCCCCCAAACTCCCCAAGAAAGTCCAAACTGTGAGGAGGAGCCGTCCTGCGTCTCCtgtggccccgcccccacctcctcctccaccccctcctcctcttcctccccaaaagctgccccctcctcctccaccaccacctcctccactcCCAGAGAAAAAACTAATCACTCGAAACATTGCAGAAGTCATCAAACAACAGGAGAGTGCCCAGCGGGCATTACACAatggacagaagaagaaaaaaggaaaaaaggttaaGAAACAGCCAAACAATATCCTAAAGGAAGTTAAAAATTCCCTGAGGTCagtgcaagagaaaaaaatggaagacacTTCCCGACCTTCTACCCCACTGAGATCAGCTCATGAGAATCTCATGGAAGCTATTCGGGGAAGCAGTATAAAACAGCTAAGAAGG GTGGAAGTTCCAGAAGCTCTACGATGA